Part of the Vibrio ishigakensis genome, CTCCGGTTTTTTGTTTATCAATAAGGGAAGTCTTCGGTGCCGCCTGCAGCTAAGAACCACTTTTTCAGGTGGGCATGAAGGTCAAGTAGTTCATCCGGACCAATAAGTGCAAGGCCTAAGTCTGCAGCACGAGTGATATCGTTGTGACGCAGCGGTCTGAAGCTTACAAGCATAGCGCGTGCTTGGAGACCACCTAGTAGATCGCGAAGGGTATCTAGCTTATACAGAGTATCATCGCCGTCATCGCGCATACCCTTGGTTTTACACTCGATGATATGCAGCTTGTTATTCGCAACCGTAGCAACGTCGAGCTCATTGCGGATCTCTTTCTCACCTATTTTACGACTAACTTGAACGTTCAATGAGCAGTCTTGCAGTGTCGATAACTCGGCTTGGATCTGCTTAACATGAGCATGAACCAGTGCTTCAAGCCATTCGCCGTTAGAGAAACGACGCGCTTTTTCAGAATGGAAGGTGAGTACGCCGTTAGCGTAGTCTGCAAGGTTCGCTTGAACCAAGTCTTCTAGCAGGATATTCAGCTCACGATAACCTTGCTGTTTGGTGGAGAGCTCCACATCCAGTTTCTGCTCTTTACGACAGGTTGTAGCAAGAAAGTTTAGGGTGGCAAGACCAGGGCCAAGCTCTAGGGCGTGACTTGCCCACTTTTCACATACGCCAAGAAGCACATCGTCGATATGGATCATGTCTTCTTCGGTAGGGAATTCGGCTTCAGCACCAAAGATGGTGAGATAGTCATTGATGGTGATATGGTCTTGAACCTGAGCGTCAATCTGACCATCAGGGTAAAGCCAGCTCAATCTATCTGTATTAGGTTCCACGACAAAGATTGGCCAATCAAAGCTACGCACAACCTCATAGACAGAAAGGAGTCTATGTCTTAGGCCGCAACTGGCGTTGAATTTGATGGTGTCGCCTTCTTCTTTCAAACGCTTAGCCAACTCCATCACACAAGATTTAATCTTGGCAGTGTTTGAAACATTCGGGATCTCGAAGAACTCACTCTTGATATCGCGCTTTGCCAGAACGACTTCTAGCTTTTCAAACATAGGGCGCTGATTTGCAACCCCGATAAAGATCATATGGCGACTGACCGCGCGGTCATCTAACAGGGGAGTGACCAAGCGAATCGGATCTTGGTCAATAATACCAATCTGAACTGGCATGCTTTATACCTCTTATTATTGAGGCGCACATTAGTTTGTAAACTGAGAAAAATTAAGTACCTAGCCGTACTTACAAATGGGAATTAACGTGCGCTGGTTACTGAAAGATTGGGGTTTTTGCATAAAATTGCAAGTAGCGGGCGTGGCATTAAATCTTATTGTTCATTTTTGGTTGTTTGAGAATCGCTAGATTGTTGATGCAATTGCTTTTTTAGACACCTTGGTGCACTCTTGTTAAACCATTGAATTGAGCTGAGACCTATCATGGCTGAAGAAACAATTTTTAGTAAAATCATACGTCAAGAGATCCAAACTGAACTGGTTTATCAAGACGATCTCGTGACAGCATTCCAAGATATCAACCCGAGAGCTCCCTCTCATATTCTGATTGTTCCTAACCACGTTATTCCTACCGTAAATGACGTTACCGAAGACGATGAACGCGCGCTAGGACGCATGTTTACCGTGGCAGCCAAGATTGCTAAAGAAGAAGGCATTGCAGAAGACGGTTATCGCTTGATCGTGAACTGTAATTCTTATGGTGGCCAAGAGGTATACCATATTCATATGCACCTAGTGGGTGGCAAGCCTTTAGGACCTATGCTGGTTGGCTAATGAAACAAGGTAAAAAGCTGTATCGTACCGCGTCAGTTGTATTTTGTAGTGCGATTCTTACCGCCTGTGCCTCTCTCTCTGCGGGTAACCTTTTTAGTCATTATTCTGCGCAGAATCGTTCCGTTTATCAGGCTGTCAGCAGCGGTGATTATCTCAAGGCTCAAGAGCAACTGCCCGAGAGCCGTGCAGGTGACATCCTAGATAATATGGAAAGGGGGCGCATCGACTTCTTGGCTGCATCGTACCCTGAGAGTAAGTCAGCATTTGAGGCGAGTGATAGAGCGGTTCGCCAATGGCAAGATCAAGCGGTTATTTCCATCTCGGATACTGCCACTAGCGTCGGGGCTTTGGCGGTCAATGACAACTTGACCAATTACGAGCCTGCCGATTATGAGTTGGGCTTTTTGCACCTCTACTTGGGCCTTAACTATATTGAGCAAAAC contains:
- the hinT gene encoding purine nucleoside phosphoramidase; the encoded protein is MAEETIFSKIIRQEIQTELVYQDDLVTAFQDINPRAPSHILIVPNHVIPTVNDVTEDDERALGRMFTVAAKIAKEEGIAEDGYRLIVNCNSYGGQEVYHIHMHLVGGKPLGPMLVG
- a CDS encoding DUF1887 family protein, yielding MPVQIGIIDQDPIRLVTPLLDDRAVSRHMIFIGVANQRPMFEKLEVVLAKRDIKSEFFEIPNVSNTAKIKSCVMELAKRLKEEGDTIKFNASCGLRHRLLSVYEVVRSFDWPIFVVEPNTDRLSWLYPDGQIDAQVQDHITINDYLTIFGAEAEFPTEEDMIHIDDVLLGVCEKWASHALELGPGLATLNFLATTCRKEQKLDVELSTKQQGYRELNILLEDLVQANLADYANGVLTFHSEKARRFSNGEWLEALVHAHVKQIQAELSTLQDCSLNVQVSRKIGEKEIRNELDVATVANNKLHIIECKTKGMRDDGDDTLYKLDTLRDLLGGLQARAMLVSFRPLRHNDITRAADLGLALIGPDELLDLHAHLKKWFLAAGGTEDFPY